Proteins encoded by one window of Aspergillus chevalieri M1 DNA, chromosome 6, nearly complete sequence:
- a CDS encoding uncharacterized protein (COG:S;~EggNog:ENOG410PW0J;~InterPro:IPR036291), protein MVPGGQEWQEVTKKKQKNRQIQAVAAVSQPDPTKLKPAKDSPKEAWRFLFRREGGKAAPRSEREDIILAINRAVAKAHFPAFIRVVDAGYTNTGAITILLEKGTLGSMLLPDYKDLLVTAARQVDPAVISVELPEQWYRVKVHGVPIKRYLTCGLGLACEEIELGTEYQLKRNPTWLRSSKELHNSNQKCSTIVTTSEIATVVTFLLSDDSGFVTGSTWAVDGGANA, encoded by the exons atggt acctggagggcaggaatggcaggaggtcaccaaaaagaagcagaagaaccgacaaatccaagcagttgctgcagttagccagcctgatccaaccaagcttaagccagccaaagacaGCCCCAAAGAGGCATGGAGATTCCTATTTCGCCgggagggaggcaaggctgccccaagatcagagagagaggatatcattctggccatcaaccgagcagtagcaaaggcacacttcccagcattcatccgggtggtggatgcaggatataccaacactggagcgatcacaatccttttggagaaaggtaccctaggctctatgctcCTACCTGACTATAAAGACCTATTGGTCACCGCGGCTCGGCAGGtagatccagcagtgatatcggTCGAGCTACCAGAGCAATGGTATCGtgtcaaggtccatggggtcccaatCAAACGTTATCTCACCTGTGGCCTGGGTCTGGCCtgtgaagagattgagctggggactgaataccaactgaagagaaacccaacatggctccggagctcaaaagagctacacaacagcaaccaaaagtgctcaactattgttaCAACATCTGAGATTGCGACTGTTGTTACTTTTCTTCTGAGTGATGATTCTGGCTTCGTTACAGGCTCTACCTGGGCTGTCGATGGAGGAGCGAATGCTTGA
- a CDS encoding N-acyl homoserine lactonase family protein (COG:S;~EggNog:ENOG410PM9B;~InterPro:IPR001279,IPR036866;~PFAM:PF00753) has product MSFYSTAMPNGAKLWLLNLGTVNLDAANVLAGANQFAVRLPPQSHERRELIMIAALIYHPHVGLILFDTGSCEDVITSCGTKALECGPRNWDKAVHGLPEAIRATGAGEITDVKVVVMSHLHCDHAGGLEHFLGTDIEIWCHEDELKNAFWACATGIGQGPYLKDYLVIDRLNWRTFTGKVFEVYQGIILHHCPGHTAGSIAMQLNLEKTGTVLLTGDAFHVKENYEQGIHPGTLTRDYNDWHRSRNDLRSLAQARQAKVILGHEESYFRTLKISPEYTE; this is encoded by the exons ATGTCGTTCTATTCGACGGCCATGCCAAATGGAGCGAAGCTATGG CTCTTAAACCTGGGGACTGTTAACTTGGATGCAGCAAATGTCCTCGCCGGAGCCAATCAGTTCGCCGTCAGGCTTCCACCACAGTCGCATGAGCGTCGGGAGTTGATCATGATTGCAGCTCTGATCTATCACCCACACGTAGGCCTCATTCTTTTTGACACAGGCTCCTGCGAAGATGTTATCACAAGCTGTGGAACGAAAGCGCTGGAATGTGGCCCAAGAAATTGGGACAAAGCAGTACACGGACTTCCGGAGGCTATCAGAGCCACTGGGGCGGGTGAGATCACCGATGTTAAGGTAGTTGTGATGAGTCATCTTCATTGTGACCATGCAGGAGGTTTGGAGCATTTCTTGGGCACAG ACATCGAAATTTGGTGTCACGAGGATGAGCTGAAAAATGCCTTTTGGGCATGTGCTACGGGAATAGGTCAAGGCCCATACCTGAAAGACTACCTCGTTATTGACCGCTTGAACTGGAGGACATTTACCGGGAAGGTTTTTGAGGTCTATCAGGGTATCATTTTGCATCACTGTCCGGGACATACAGCTGGATCCATTGCCATGCAACTTAACCTTGAGAAGACAGGCACGGTCTTGCTTACAGGAGATGCTTTCCATGTTAAGGAAAATTATGAACAGGGGATCCACCCTGGCACTCTGACAAGGGACTATAACGATTGGCATCGAAGCCGAAACGATTTGCGCAGTCTTGCTCAAGCAAGACAAGCGAAAGTTATTTTGGGACATGAGGAATCTTATTTCAGGACTTTGAAAATTAGTCCAGAATACACGGAATAA